In a genomic window of Pontibacter liquoris:
- a CDS encoding MFS transporter translates to MQTIQREKLFWASCFALLVTSLSFGIRAGILNQLGVDFNLNASELGTITATAFWGFPLAIVVGGFVVDIIGMKRLLVLAFFFHLAGILLTVFAQGYWTLFLSTLLIGIANGTVEAACNPLVATLYTEEKTTRLNYFHLWFPGGIVIGTLLVFLFNMLGLGWQIQVAVMIIPTLVYGYLFLKLDFPVTERVASGYTTSDMYKAIFSPLYLFVFICMFGTAITELFTGQWIDVLLKNVTDNALLILTLTTGVQVLGRAMARPVLSRFSPTGVLFLSAVLSAVGIYLLSTLTGNTIFLGAIIFGLGVTYFWPTMIGFVAENIPKSGALGLNLLGGAGMFAVSIYTIFMGGYYDRIVTSHLPGGANLEEYVGATPGTGMAAALDNAKNLAGPEVLQATLLIPIFLIFAFGGLFLYMRGRKKPHSEGSYATAHH, encoded by the coding sequence ATGCAAACGATCCAAAGAGAAAAGCTCTTCTGGGCAAGCTGTTTCGCACTGCTGGTGACCTCTCTGTCATTCGGTATCCGTGCCGGAATTCTGAACCAGCTGGGCGTGGACTTTAACCTGAATGCCTCGGAGCTTGGCACCATCACGGCCACTGCCTTCTGGGGATTTCCGCTGGCCATTGTAGTGGGTGGTTTCGTCGTGGATATTATCGGCATGAAGCGCCTGCTGGTACTGGCCTTCTTCTTCCACCTGGCGGGCATTCTGCTCACGGTGTTTGCGCAGGGCTACTGGACGCTGTTCCTGTCCACGCTGCTCATCGGCATTGCCAACGGTACGGTAGAAGCAGCCTGTAACCCGCTGGTAGCTACGCTGTACACGGAAGAGAAAACAACCCGCCTGAACTACTTCCACCTGTGGTTCCCGGGTGGTATCGTGATCGGTACGCTGCTGGTGTTCCTGTTCAACATGCTTGGGCTGGGCTGGCAGATCCAGGTGGCTGTGATGATCATCCCGACACTTGTTTATGGCTACCTTTTCCTTAAGCTTGATTTCCCGGTTACCGAGCGTGTGGCATCCGGTTATACTACCTCCGACATGTATAAAGCTATTTTCTCGCCTTTATACCTGTTTGTTTTCATTTGCATGTTCGGTACGGCCATCACCGAGTTATTTACCGGCCAGTGGATCGATGTACTCCTCAAGAACGTAACCGACAACGCCCTGCTGATCCTTACGCTCACTACAGGGGTGCAGGTACTGGGCCGCGCCATGGCAAGACCGGTGTTAAGCCGTTTCAGCCCGACAGGCGTGTTGTTCCTTTCTGCTGTTTTGTCGGCAGTAGGCATTTACCTGCTCAGCACCTTAACCGGTAATACCATTTTCCTGGGCGCCATTATTTTCGGACTGGGCGTAACCTATTTCTGGCCAACCATGATCGGTTTTGTGGCCGAGAATATACCAAAGTCCGGTGCATTAGGCCTGAACCTTTTGGGCGGAGCCGGTATGTTTGCCGTATCGATCTATACCATTTTTATGGGTGGCTACTACGACAGGATCGTGACCAGCCATTTGCCTGGTGGTGCTAACCTGGAAGAATATGTGGGTGCTACGCCCGGAACCGGGATGGCCGCAGCCCTGGATAATGCCAAGAACCTGGCAGGTCCGGAAGTGCTGCAGGCAACCCTGCTGATCCCTATCTTCCTGATCTTTGCGTTCGGTGGTCTGTTCCTGTACATGCGTGGCAGAAAGAAGCCGCACAGCGAAGGCAGCTACGCCACAGCGCATCATTAA
- a CDS encoding sugar phosphate isomerase/epimerase family protein — protein sequence MNKRRSFLQQLGMLSAGVFLTPALVSCGTDNKTTADTAATDTDTTGSAASDSTNVATKGALTAVGLQLYTLRDQISKDVKGVLAKVAEAGYQTVETYGYSKKDGFWGMDAKAFGELLKANNLTSPSGHYGFDQILADNNQEVLNSYIEAAKATGQSFITIPYLGDNLRKSADGYKKLAAQINKAAETVNKSDLKLAYHNHNFEFQPQGDTTGYEILLKETDPNLVKMELDLYWAVNAGKDPVQMFQQNPGRFAMWHVKDMDKNNRDLNTEIGSGSIDYKNIFAKGASEVQYIFVEQENFAQGMDPYKSIAQSAAYVKNTLL from the coding sequence ATGAACAAAAGACGATCTTTCCTTCAGCAATTAGGTATGCTTTCTGCCGGTGTTTTCCTGACGCCCGCGCTGGTTTCCTGCGGTACTGACAACAAGACCACCGCAGATACAGCTGCCACCGATACGGACACTACAGGCAGTGCCGCAAGCGATTCGACAAATGTCGCCACCAAAGGCGCTCTTACGGCGGTAGGCCTGCAGCTCTATACCCTGCGCGACCAGATTTCAAAAGATGTAAAAGGCGTGCTGGCAAAAGTTGCTGAAGCAGGATACCAGACGGTAGAAACGTATGGCTATTCTAAAAAAGATGGCTTCTGGGGGATGGATGCCAAAGCGTTCGGGGAGCTGTTGAAAGCTAACAACCTGACTTCGCCAAGTGGCCACTATGGTTTCGACCAGATCCTGGCTGATAACAACCAGGAGGTGCTGAATTCCTATATCGAGGCAGCCAAAGCTACCGGCCAATCCTTCATCACCATTCCATACTTAGGCGATAACCTGCGCAAATCTGCCGACGGGTATAAAAAGCTTGCCGCGCAAATAAACAAGGCTGCTGAAACCGTAAATAAATCAGATCTGAAGCTGGCGTATCACAACCACAACTTCGAGTTCCAGCCGCAGGGCGATACTACCGGCTACGAAATCCTGCTGAAAGAAACAGATCCGAACCTGGTAAAAATGGAGCTAGACCTTTACTGGGCAGTTAACGCCGGCAAAGATCCCGTGCAGATGTTCCAGCAGAACCCCGGCCGTTTTGCCATGTGGCATGTAAAGGATATGGACAAGAACAACCGTGACCTGAACACCGAGATCGGCAGCGGCAGCATCGATTACAAAAACATCTTCGCCAAAGGCGCATCAGAGGTGCAGTATATTTTTGTAGAGCAGGAAAACTTTGCCCAGGGCATGGATCCTTACAAGAGCATTGCCCAGAGTGCCGCTTACGTAAAGAACACCTTGTTATAA
- a CDS encoding NAD(P)-dependent alcohol dehydrogenase yields the protein MTAINAYAAFDAKAPLGPFTLERREVGENDVQIEILYCGVCHSDLHQVRNEWGGAMYPLVPGHEIVGRVTKVGNQVSKFKEGDLAGVGCFVDSCRHCPSCQEGLEQYCEEGMVGTYNSKQRNGRPEPTYGGYSSQIVVDAAYTLKVPENLELSRVAPLLCAGITTYSPLRQWKVGAGHRVGIVGLGGLGHMAVKLAASMGADVTVLSTSPEKEKDARELGAHHFAITKDKDVLKGLSRTFDFIIDTVSAPHDLNAYLGMLKRDGTMILLGAPPEPSPVAGFSLINGRRRLAGSLIGGIAETQDMLDYCAEHNIMSDVEVIPVDYINEAYERMLKGDVKYRFVIDMASLK from the coding sequence ATGACAGCAATTAATGCTTATGCTGCCTTCGATGCCAAAGCGCCACTGGGGCCATTTACCCTGGAGCGACGGGAGGTAGGCGAAAATGATGTGCAGATCGAGATCTTATACTGCGGCGTGTGCCACTCTGACCTGCACCAGGTGCGCAACGAGTGGGGAGGGGCCATGTACCCGCTGGTGCCCGGCCACGAAATAGTGGGCCGCGTAACAAAAGTAGGAAACCAGGTATCAAAGTTTAAGGAGGGCGACCTGGCTGGCGTGGGCTGCTTTGTTGATTCCTGCCGCCATTGCCCCAGCTGCCAGGAAGGCCTGGAGCAGTATTGCGAGGAAGGCATGGTGGGCACCTACAACAGCAAGCAACGCAACGGCCGTCCGGAACCGACTTATGGCGGCTACTCCAGCCAGATTGTGGTGGATGCGGCCTATACCTTGAAAGTACCGGAAAATCTGGAGCTCTCGCGGGTAGCGCCGCTGCTGTGCGCCGGCATTACTACCTACTCGCCGTTGCGCCAGTGGAAGGTAGGCGCCGGGCACCGAGTTGGCATTGTGGGCCTAGGAGGTCTGGGTCATATGGCAGTGAAACTGGCAGCTTCGATGGGGGCTGATGTAACCGTGCTGAGCACTTCGCCCGAAAAAGAAAAAGATGCGCGCGAACTGGGTGCCCATCATTTTGCGATCACCAAAGACAAAGATGTGCTGAAAGGCCTTTCCCGTACGTTTGATTTCATCATTGATACGGTTTCGGCGCCGCACGACCTGAATGCTTACCTGGGCATGTTAAAGCGCGATGGCACCATGATCTTACTCGGTGCGCCGCCGGAGCCTTCGCCCGTAGCAGGTTTCAGTCTGATCAATGGTCGCCGCCGATTGGCCGGTTCCCTGATCGGCGGCATTGCCGAAACGCAGGATATGCTGGACTACTGTGCCGAACACAACATCATGTCAGATGTGGAAGTAATTCCTGTTGACTATATCAACGAGGCCTACGAACGCATGCTGAAAGGCGATGTGAAGTACCGCTTTGTGATCGATATGGCCAGCCTGAAGTAG
- a CDS encoding sigma-54-dependent transcriptional regulator has product MPKVLIVDDERAIRSTLKEILEFEDYNVDEAEDGEKALQLMGKAKYDVVLCDIKMPGMDGIEVLEKAMALVPDTPFIMISAHGTIDTAVEATKKGAYDFLQKPPDLNRLLVSVRNALDKSTLVTETKILKKKISKTYEMVGASPALLRVKQAIEKVAPTDARVLITGPNGSGKELVARALHEQSNRSAGPLVEVNCAAIPSELIESELFGHEKGSFTSAVKQRIGKFEQANGGTLFLDEVGDMSLSAQAKVLRALQEHKITRVGGDKDIQVDVRVVAATNKNLLEEIEARNFREDLYHRLGVILIHVPPLNERREDIPDLVNKFLNDIANDYGNKPKVMTQEALSYLQQLDWRGNVRELRNVVERLVIMSGPEISLEDAKAYARPVVG; this is encoded by the coding sequence ATGCCTAAAGTACTTATTGTAGATGATGAACGTGCCATCCGCAGCACGCTGAAAGAAATACTTGAATTTGAAGATTATAATGTAGACGAAGCTGAGGACGGCGAAAAGGCGCTGCAGCTGATGGGAAAAGCAAAGTATGATGTAGTGCTTTGCGATATAAAGATGCCCGGCATGGATGGCATCGAGGTGCTGGAAAAAGCCATGGCGCTGGTGCCTGACACGCCTTTCATCATGATCTCTGCCCATGGAACGATCGACACGGCCGTGGAAGCGACCAAAAAAGGAGCCTACGATTTTCTGCAGAAGCCACCCGATCTGAACCGGCTGCTGGTGTCGGTCCGCAATGCGCTGGATAAATCGACGCTTGTAACAGAGACCAAGATCCTCAAGAAAAAGATCTCTAAAACTTACGAAATGGTGGGCGCCTCGCCTGCCCTGCTGCGGGTAAAACAGGCCATCGAGAAAGTGGCCCCCACCGATGCCCGCGTGCTGATTACCGGGCCCAATGGCTCGGGCAAGGAGCTTGTAGCCCGCGCGCTGCACGAGCAGAGCAACCGCAGTGCAGGTCCGCTGGTAGAGGTAAACTGCGCTGCCATACCCAGCGAGTTGATAGAAAGCGAGCTGTTTGGCCACGAGAAAGGCTCCTTCACCTCGGCCGTAAAGCAGCGCATTGGCAAATTTGAGCAAGCCAACGGCGGCACGTTGTTTTTGGATGAGGTAGGCGACATGAGCTTATCGGCCCAGGCCAAAGTACTGCGCGCCCTGCAGGAGCATAAAATTACGCGCGTAGGCGGCGATAAAGACATTCAGGTGGATGTGCGCGTGGTAGCGGCAACCAACAAGAACCTGCTCGAGGAAATTGAAGCCCGTAACTTCCGGGAAGATCTTTACCACCGCCTTGGTGTTATCCTGATCCATGTGCCGCCCCTCAACGAGCGTCGCGAGGATATTCCGGACTTGGTAAATAAGTTTCTAAATGATATTGCCAATGATTACGGCAACAAGCCCAAAGTAATGACGCAGGAGGCGCTCTCATATTTGCAGCAACTGGACTGGCGCGGCAATGTGCGCGAGTTACGCAACGTGGTAGAACGCCTGGTGATCATGAGCGGGCCCGAGATCTCGCTGGAAGACGCCAAGGCGTATGCCCGCCCGGTGGTGGGTTGA
- a CDS encoding transglutaminase codes for MTRHFRSSSITKFALRFIQIMIVFPMAVLLSFYIKPYGSMEYELHFMICLIFSACASVLITRYSPRLIVFMFFGLLGILFVNSTFSDTSLEGIYGDYNAMLVNMTSNPHNVSYLKPVRGTYFQDQRVKRAMQPTHPKVRTFAVENSTRYFNDEYYRKFGKVTRYYSLFKHIRLNWKYVNDPLGMDYYAHPTESMGLLAGDCDDYAILMASSVMAIGGEARIVITENHMYTEVKVGDVDDLDEVSYAVRTLFPDEVNGGKIHFHETNGELWINLDYTASYPGGPFLEPQLYSVITFDK; via the coding sequence ATGACGCGACATTTCCGATCTTCGTCTATTACTAAGTTTGCCCTGCGGTTCATCCAGATCATGATCGTTTTCCCGATGGCCGTGCTGCTTAGCTTTTATATTAAGCCTTATGGCTCCATGGAGTATGAGCTTCATTTTATGATCTGCCTCATCTTCTCCGCCTGTGCCTCTGTGCTGATTACCCGCTATAGTCCACGCCTGATCGTGTTCATGTTTTTTGGGCTACTGGGCATTCTCTTCGTCAACAGCACGTTCTCCGATACCTCGCTCGAAGGCATTTACGGCGATTACAATGCCATGCTGGTGAACATGACTAGCAACCCGCATAACGTTTCGTACCTGAAACCGGTGCGGGGCACCTACTTTCAGGACCAGCGCGTGAAGCGGGCCATGCAGCCGACGCACCCCAAAGTGCGCACTTTTGCCGTCGAAAACTCCACCCGTTATTTTAATGATGAGTATTACCGCAAATTTGGCAAGGTAACCCGCTACTATTCCCTCTTCAAGCATATCCGCCTGAACTGGAAATATGTGAACGACCCGCTCGGCATGGATTACTACGCACATCCTACCGAAAGTATGGGGCTGCTGGCCGGCGACTGCGACGATTATGCTATCTTGATGGCCTCCTCCGTGATGGCGATTGGTGGTGAAGCCCGCATCGTGATTACCGAAAACCACATGTATACCGAAGTGAAAGTAGGCGATGTGGATGACCTGGATGAGGTGAGCTATGCCGTGCGGACATTGTTCCCCGACGAAGTGAACGGCGGCAAGATTCATTTCCATGAGACAAACGGCGAGCTCTGGATCAATTTAGATTATACCGCCAGCTACCCCGGAGGCCCTTTCCTGGAGCCGCAACTCTACAGTGTGATTACCTTCGACAAGTAA
- a CDS encoding FRG domain-containing protein, whose protein sequence is MEPGQDLTVRTWVELQAALFDHSWDEKIERFRSDYVYRGSWSKSYDLGTSIMRIGSKFEQLEPHLLRNFRKYAHSNASPGDSFWNWLAVAQHHGLPTRLLDWTYSPLVALHFATEDLSKYDEDGAVWCINYVKTREYLPAPLKKALDEEGSNVFTPEVLEPVAPSLKALRSFQEQDYVLFLEPPSLDARIIHQYALFSMMSDVKAELSQWLQQHPELYFRVIIPAALKWEVRDKLDQANITERVLFPGLQGLSQWLKRHYTHR, encoded by the coding sequence ATGGAACCCGGACAAGACCTTACCGTGCGCACTTGGGTAGAGCTGCAGGCCGCTCTTTTTGACCATAGCTGGGACGAGAAAATAGAACGTTTCCGCTCCGACTATGTGTACCGGGGCAGCTGGAGCAAATCCTATGACCTGGGAACAAGTATCATGCGCATCGGCAGCAAATTTGAACAACTGGAGCCACACCTGCTGCGCAATTTCCGCAAGTATGCGCACAGCAACGCCTCGCCCGGCGACTCGTTCTGGAACTGGCTTGCAGTGGCGCAGCACCACGGCTTGCCCACCCGCCTGCTCGACTGGACTTACTCGCCGCTTGTAGCGCTGCACTTTGCCACCGAAGACCTTTCCAAGTACGACGAAGACGGGGCTGTGTGGTGCATCAACTATGTAAAAACACGCGAGTACCTGCCGGCTCCTCTTAAAAAAGCGCTGGACGAGGAGGGCTCCAACGTATTTACCCCGGAAGTACTCGAGCCGGTAGCTCCTTCTTTAAAAGCACTGCGGAGTTTTCAGGAGCAGGATTATGTGCTGTTTCTGGAGCCTCCTTCGCTGGATGCGCGCATCATTCACCAGTATGCCCTCTTCTCGATGATGTCGGATGTAAAGGCTGAACTTAGCCAGTGGCTGCAGCAGCATCCCGAGTTGTACTTCCGGGTAATCATACCGGCTGCGCTCAAATGGGAAGTGCGCGACAAGCTGGACCAGGCAAACATCACAGAGCGCGTTCTTTTTCCGGGGCTGCAGGGGCTAAGCCAGTGGCTCAAGCGCCATTATACCCATCGCTAA
- a CDS encoding PA0069 family radical SAM protein, protein MKPEEYLKGRGAQYNPVNPYLKQTYVAEHLEGLDEPMLSNSKTEFFTEHPKRIVNRVESPDIGLSYSLNPYQGCEHGCIYCYARNSHQYWGYGAGLDFERKIIVKENASEVLARQLESKNWQVMPLMLAGNTDCYQPIEAKKKLTRRILEVLLQYRHPVSIITKNALILRDLDILQELNKLDLVHVNISITTLDEKLRQKLEPRTASGAKRLEVVRQLAAAGLDVNIMVAPVIPGLNDSEIPQIIKQAAEAGACNAAYNIVRLNGSVGPIFEDWIRQAFPERAEKVLHQIADCHGGQLNDSRFGTRMRGEGKFAETIGNLFKLSKQKYLAGRSSRPFNYTHFCTRAGKQLGLF, encoded by the coding sequence ATGAAACCGGAAGAATACCTGAAAGGACGCGGCGCGCAGTATAACCCTGTTAACCCCTACCTGAAACAAACCTATGTGGCCGAGCACCTGGAAGGCTTGGACGAGCCCATGCTCTCCAACTCCAAAACAGAGTTCTTTACAGAGCATCCCAAAAGGATCGTGAACAGAGTGGAGAGCCCGGATATTGGGCTTTCTTATTCCCTGAACCCTTACCAGGGCTGCGAACATGGTTGCATATACTGCTATGCCCGCAACTCACACCAGTATTGGGGCTATGGCGCCGGGTTGGATTTTGAGCGTAAGATCATCGTCAAAGAGAATGCTTCCGAAGTGCTCGCCCGGCAACTGGAAAGTAAAAACTGGCAGGTGATGCCGCTGATGCTGGCGGGTAACACCGATTGCTACCAGCCCATCGAAGCGAAAAAGAAACTCACGCGCCGCATCCTGGAAGTGCTCCTGCAATACCGTCACCCGGTCAGTATCATCACCAAAAATGCGCTCATCCTCCGCGACCTGGACATCCTGCAGGAGCTCAACAAGCTGGACCTGGTGCACGTCAATATCAGCATTACCACCCTAGACGAAAAACTGCGACAAAAACTGGAACCCCGCACGGCCTCCGGGGCCAAACGCCTGGAGGTGGTGCGGCAGCTGGCGGCCGCCGGACTGGATGTAAACATCATGGTGGCGCCCGTTATCCCGGGGCTAAACGACTCTGAGATTCCGCAGATCATAAAACAGGCTGCGGAGGCCGGTGCCTGCAATGCTGCTTATAATATAGTGCGCCTCAACGGAAGTGTCGGACCTATTTTTGAAGACTGGATCCGGCAGGCCTTTCCAGAACGTGCTGAGAAAGTGCTTCACCAAATCGCTGATTGCCATGGTGGCCAACTAAACGACAGCCGCTTTGGTACGCGCATGCGTGGCGAGGGCAAATTTGCCGAAACCATTGGCAACCTGTTTAAACTGAGCAAACAAAAATACCTGGCTGGGCGCAGCAGCAGGCCTTTTAATTACACCCATTTCTGCACCCGCGCCGGAAAGCAACTGGGGCTATTTTAA
- a CDS encoding alpha/beta fold hydrolase: protein MEIRQTTYTLNDITLHVAEAGGKADQVVLFLHGFPEGGYAWRRQLLYFAAKGYRAVAPDQRGYNLSSKPQGVKAYTMEHLAADVAALIRQLTQDKVYLVGHDWGGVVAWAVAQQYPDLLEKLVILNIPHPQVISAQLHSNPRQMLRSWYAGFFQLPWLPERVCRAFNYKLMERSMVISARKNTFSPNDMACYKKVWQQPHALTSMINWYRAYKYSKLRVTGEIRVPTLLLWGEQDTFLGSEMAQPSIARCRHGQLRFLPGATHWLHHEVPDEVNRLLEAFISPGGNDTGVQG, encoded by the coding sequence ATGGAGATTCGGCAGACAACCTATACCCTGAATGATATTACCCTGCATGTTGCAGAAGCAGGAGGGAAAGCAGATCAGGTAGTGCTTTTCCTGCATGGCTTCCCGGAGGGAGGATATGCGTGGCGCAGGCAGTTGCTATACTTTGCAGCAAAGGGCTACCGGGCCGTAGCCCCCGACCAGCGGGGATATAACCTTAGCAGTAAACCGCAGGGGGTGAAAGCCTATACAATGGAGCACTTAGCGGCCGATGTTGCCGCCCTGATCCGGCAGCTCACGCAGGACAAAGTATACCTGGTAGGCCATGACTGGGGTGGCGTCGTAGCCTGGGCGGTAGCGCAGCAGTACCCCGACCTGCTGGAAAAACTCGTTATCCTGAACATTCCGCACCCGCAGGTAATAAGTGCCCAGTTGCACAGCAATCCCCGGCAGATGCTGCGCAGCTGGTATGCCGGGTTCTTTCAGCTGCCCTGGCTGCCCGAGCGTGTCTGCCGCGCTTTCAACTATAAGCTAATGGAAAGAAGTATGGTAATATCTGCCCGCAAAAATACGTTTTCACCCAACGACATGGCCTGTTACAAAAAGGTCTGGCAGCAACCTCATGCGCTCACAAGTATGATCAACTGGTACCGCGCCTACAAGTATAGCAAGCTGCGGGTAACAGGAGAGATCCGGGTGCCGACACTGCTGCTCTGGGGAGAGCAGGATACTTTTCTGGGCAGCGAGATGGCCCAACCAAGTATAGCCCGTTGCCGGCACGGGCAGCTGCGCTTTCTGCCCGGCGCCACGCATTGGCTGCACCACGAAGTACCTGACGAAGTAAACCGGCTATTGGAAGCGTTCATCAGCCCGGGTGGTAATGATACAGGAGTACAAGGATAA
- a CDS encoding AAA family ATPase — protein sequence MQAVIFCGIQASGKSSFYKALFFDTHVRISLDLLGTRHREQLFLQACLKTGQRFVVDKTNVTIERRHSYIQLAKAAKYEVVGYYFETDLASALQRNTGRSGKAVIPERGIRGTFRLLQPPSLGEGFDRLYTVHLLAGGQFEVLPHPPATIPSS from the coding sequence ATGCAAGCCGTTATTTTTTGTGGCATCCAGGCCAGCGGGAAATCCAGCTTCTACAAAGCGCTCTTTTTTGATACGCACGTGCGCATCAGCCTGGATCTGCTGGGTACCCGCCACCGCGAGCAGCTTTTTCTGCAGGCCTGCCTTAAAACAGGGCAACGATTTGTGGTGGATAAAACCAATGTGACGATCGAAAGAAGGCATTCCTATATTCAGCTGGCAAAAGCGGCAAAGTATGAGGTGGTGGGCTATTACTTTGAAACCGATCTTGCCAGTGCGCTTCAACGCAACACCGGGCGTTCGGGTAAAGCCGTGATACCGGAACGGGGTATCCGCGGCACCTTCCGGTTACTGCAGCCCCCAAGCCTAGGCGAAGGCTTCGACCGGCTGTATACCGTGCATTTACTGGCGGGCGGGCAGTTCG